TACTGCTACTAAAGGTAGATAAAAATGACCAGTGTAACTAGCATTAAGCATCACTTGAAAAGTCTTACTCTCACCAGGTTTTAAATTAAAATAAATAAAGACTCTATCATCTCGTACATCTTGATAATCAAAAATTGATGTTTTAGCAGCAAACCCACCTTCAATACGTTGATTACGGATCTCCCAACCTGCTGCAACCGGATATGATAGCGCAAGATTCTGCAACAACGTACGTCCCGAAGCATTACGTACTGTTATCTGCGATATAAAATCCGTACCCTGCTCAATTTCAACCGGATTTATTCGACTATCTGCAGTATTTTTGTATACAACATTTAAACGTAAACCACGCTCTGCATCGGTCTCACTTCCGTATTTAGGTATTCCAGTACCGATTAGCCTTATAAATAATGGTTTTTCTGAATTGTTAGTTAATGATGCTTTCGCTTCAGTAGCTTTGCCAATATTAAGTGGCTCTTGCGCAATTACCGCATTTGTTGCAATTTTTTTTGTCTTATTAGCAAAAGTATAACTTGCACGAATTGAATCTTCACCACGAGTAGCGCCCGCAAACCTTGCGATAGCAATTAAGGCATAAGAAATTTCTTGAGTGCTTAACCATTCACTGGTGCTTAATTGATCTGAAATGCTTTTTACTACTTTATAGCTTTGCTCATTATCTTTTAGTAGCCATAATGTTTCAAGAATTATTGCCTGATCACGCAAAGTTGAACCGTAGGTACCAGCTAGTTCACGATATTCTGGTATTGACATATCTGCCTCTTTTGCGAGCTTACGTGCTATCTCAGCCTTACCGGCTAACTGATAAGCTGCAGTTAATTGCCACATTGCTGCTGCGGGCAGTTTTGCATTTTCCTTCAAACGATTCATGGCACCAAGATCAGGACTATCTGCTAGAGCTAAACTATATAACCGATAGGCTTGTTCTCGAACATCAACATCGCGCCCGTTTGAGTTAATACGTTGTGCGGCACGAACATGTTGATATTTTTTCCAATGTTCGATAACTTCGTCTTGTACTAAATAGCCAGCCTTTTTAGCTTCGATTAAAAAATGACCAGCATAATTACTTGACCAATCATCTGGTTCAACTCCTCCTGGCCAATAACTAAAACCACCACTTGGAGTTTGAAATAAACGCAAACGATCAATGCCAGCACGAATATTATTTTCTATTTCATTTTTACGCTCATTTGATAAATCCAATAGCTCACTTAGATATAATTGTGGAAATACTGATGAAGTTGTTTGTTCAACACATCCGTGTGGATATTGAATAAGAAAAGCAAGACGTCGACCTAGATCTATCGGTGGTATACGCGATACTTCAAGCATTGCGGTATTAGTGCCAGCAAATCCTGGTAAATTCATGCTACCATGAAAGGTTTTGCCTGGCTGTGCCACCCCTGCAATAACATCACTCACTGCAACACCAGGAATACGTACATCGATCTCAATTGTTTGTCTGGCCTTTTCTCCTGCACCCTCAGCAAAAACATCTATTTTAGCAATACCACTTTGCTCTTTAGCCACTAAGCCAAAAGTAATGGTGCGGTCACCCACGCTCTTAAAATTAATGGTACGACTAGCCTTACCATCAACTACAACAGGTCCAGAAACTTTAACTTGTACTTTTGCCTGTTTAATCTTTTCTTCAAGTGCAAAAATTGTAACGGGTAAATCAACCTCTTCTTCAGGCCCAATTACTCGTGGTAAAGTCGCCAGTAATAATAAAGGCTTACGTACAAAAACTGATTTCTCTGCAGAACCAAAAGCTCGACCTTGTCCAGCAACTACCATCACTCGCACCGAGCCAACATAACGAGGAATATCAATAGTATGTGTCGCCTTATCCCCACGCCCTAATGCAAAAGGCCCGATAAAACGCACCATCGGTGGAAATCTGTCCGCTTTACGGCCACCTTGAGAGTCATCACCTTCTTCATCGCCACCAATTGCCAGCATGCGCTCAAGCGCAGCACCATATGCTCCTGCAACATATTCAAATACATCCCAAGTATGCACACCCAATGCTTCACGCCTGTAAAAATGATCCCATAGATTTGGCACCTGATATCGTGTCAGTCCCAGTAGCCCTTCATCCACAACAGCTACCGTATAAGTCATTGGCATACCTTTGGCCTCTTTAACAACTATCTTTGCTTTAGATTCAGGTTCAAATACTTCAGGCGCAACAATCTCTGGTTGTAATCGTGTGTCAGGATCAATTATTTTAATTGGAATAACACCATACATACGTATTGGTAGATCATTTTGTGACTGTTCATGTGGTTGTAACAATTCAACATTAACATATATATTTGGTGCCATTTCAGCGCTGGCGGTAAAACTATAACGAGTATTTTCTCCTTTGGCTTCTAACCAGTCTGCCTTTACAACTTTACTACCTGATTCTATAGTTACTAAAGCTCGTCCACTTTGTGCAGCTGGTATATTAATTTGAACTTTATCTCCGACATTGTATTCTTGTTTGTCGGCAGAAAAAGCTAATACCGAAGCACCACCCGGATTATCTTTTTGCGCTCGTCCTGCCCATCCAGGCCAATCAATGTACACTATCTTACCACTGCGATGACCACCCTTAATATCGCGTACTAATAATATATATCTTCCCCACTCAGGATATTTAACTTCAAAATGCCAAGCTCCTTTGCCATTTTTTAAATTAACCTTACCACTGGCAACAGCAGTATGATTGCGTGATTCAACGTAATCAGCCAACGATGTATCTTCGCTCTTATCCCACCACCAACGCCATTGAACTTTATAAAGTTTGCATTCAACACTAACATCTTCATTAGCTAATTTACCGTCTGCATCTACTGCTACAATAGATAACTCATGCTTTTTATCGGTAAGCAACATACCCCTACTAGCATCACCTTTAGGAGCTTTTATACCGATGTAGAGCTTGTATGGCGAATATGGTACCGCAAAAGTATCGCTGCTATATACACCACTATTTTCAAAAACCCTGGTTGAAAAACTTGCAGTTAGCATACCCGGAGCCTTACCACGAACCGCAAACTGACCGGTTATTTGAGCTTCGCCTTGCTCATTTAAATTGCCTTCAAACAATTGTATGCTTTCAGGATTGAACCTTTGCGCTGGATCTTCAAATATATATTCTGAATATATCGGAAACTTAGTTGCCCGTTTATAAAGAGAAACTTGCACGTCTGTTTTTAAGTTGCGTGCAATAGCACCATGTAACCAAGTTGATTTTAAGGTGCCTGAAATCTTATCGTTGGCATATAACATCTTAGTATCAAAATCTAATTCTATTTTCAAACGATTTGGACGAACCATCTCGACCTTAAGTGTTTCCGTGAATACTGTACCACCCACAATTACACGGGCTATATAGTTACCGGTTAACGCATCATGTTCTGTCTTAGTATGGAAAGCATAAAATCCGTTTACTGATTCATGGGTAACTTGTGAGTCAACAAGCCTACCCTGCGGATCTATTAACTCGAAGCGAAGCGGATGTTCTTCGGGTATATGTTTATCCGGATCAAAAAGCACAAAGGTAAGGTAAATATCATCTCCAGGACGCCATACTCCTCGCTCTCCATAAATCTTTCCTTTTATCCCCCGGCTAACCGTCATGCCGCTGATATCAAAATGTGCCAGTGATAAGGCGCTACCATCATCAAGTTTCAAGAAACTACGTTGTTCGCCATTTCTAGCTACAACTACAAAGGGGCGATGATCTACTTTTAAACGCACAACTCCATCGCCATCAGTTGTACCAGCGGTAATTACTTGTTGCTGAAAATCCAAAACTTCAATCGTTGCACCAATTATCGGCTGCGTAGTTCGCAAATCTGTTGCAGTAATTAATATAGAATTATCGCTGCCTACTTTTGCAATTAAGCCGATATTGGTAATTAAAACGTTACGACTAGCCGTTATTTCATTATGATTATAGCCAAGATAGAACGCCTTACTACAAGGGTCATCTGGCCTACCGCGATCTTCATTAGCATAATAGTTTTCTGCACTATCCCAATAACTTTGTTCATTTGAAGTTTCAAATATATCATCAAAGTTTTTTTCTATGTTCTCTGGTTCTGACAGCGCTGGCGTTGCACAATCATAAAGAATATGTTGACGTCTAAATGATAAATTTAATCGGTATAAACCACTAGTGTTCCCCGTAATAAGCGGCGCTAAATCAAGACCAAAGCGTGACCAGCGATTTTTATTATCTGCCCCAGTGCCCAAATCAACAACTTGTTTCCAAACAACACGACCAACCCGACGCATTTCATTAGCGGTATTAAAATCATTAACTTGTAAAAATTGTGGCACATTCTGATCAGGAACGCGTATCGCTTCAACAAGCACTGCTTTTAAATTGGCTGTCTCAATTGGAATAGTCAAACCTGCTGTAGTCGGAACCAACACACCCTTTGAACCAAAACGTACCGCTGGTTTAAGCGGTGCAAAATGCACCTTTTCACTAAACTCATGAGTCAACTTATAACCACGAAAATTTTTGACCCCGCGTTCGATAGTTAGCTGCACCGCAGAGCCAAAACGCTTACTTCCATAAATGCGTAAAATGCTGCCATCAATAACTAAACGTGGCTTGCCTTTATTGATATGTACTAAGCCACGTAAATTTTGTTTACGCAAAAGGCTATCACTAAAATGAACTTCTATGTGTTGCTCTAGCTCTTGCTGAGCACGAACTTTAGTTACAGTAAAATTTTTAAGTCCTGGTACTGATATCTTTTCTTCCCCTTGTTTTTTAACTCCAATTGCTTCACCATCCCATGAAATGGCTAAAACTCGATCAGCGTCTACTCGTAAAATATCTGCGACAGTAAATTCGTGGGTATGACGATCAGATGAGTGTTTCCAACTTAAACCAAGTTTCTTTCCATCAAGTTTAGCGCTAATTACTTTCTCAACATTAGCAGCATTAGCAACATCATTGGTAATTACTACACCATTAAAAACTTGTTTTGAACCCTCGCCAACTTCTTTCGCTGCTAAACCATCAAGACGAACAGTAAATGATTGCTGCATAACTGAAAAACTAAACTCTAAGGTTTCTTCACCTTTTGGCACCGCCATAAATTCATTTAATGCCAAGGTAATTTTATATTTTTCACCAGGAGTTAGCGGCTCTTGCGGACGTAATTCAATAGTTTGGCGATCACTCCATGCTGCAATACCATCAAACTTTGGTTCACTTGCAAATGGTGAATCATCGAATATTGCGCCAACTTGTTCGGGTTTTACTACCGCCTCAGTAAATTGAACCTTGATTACAGTCTCACGCGATATGGTACCTGAAGTATATGCTGCAATAGTAGCAGGTACTTTATCTGCAGTTATTGTCGGGGTTCCTTTTTTACAAGACCAAATAACAGTCGCTAATATTAAAATTGAAAACAAGGATGATAAACGCTGCATAAAAAACCCCTTTGCTAAAAAACCATCAACCTAAAGCTAAAAATCCGGCTTGTATTCGCTGCCAGCTATTATCTAAATGTTCGATAAGAACTTTAGTATCCGCCAACACTGGCATGTAATTAGTGTCACCTCCCCAACGCGGTACGATGTGGTAATGTAGATGATCTGCTATCCCAGCACCAGCAATCCTACCAAGATTCATCCCTATATTGCATCCTTCGGGATGATAAACTTCATGAATGACCTTAGCTGCAAGTTTAAGTTCTTGATGTAAATCAGCAAAAATTTCATCCGTAAGTGTGGCAAAATCTGCCCCGTGTGCTTGGGGAATCACCATCACATGTCCCGAATTATACGGGAAACGATTTAGCACCGTAAAAGATAAATTGCTGCGATGCACTACTAAATTTTCACGATCTTTATCAGACGGCGCTGCCATAAATTGACAAAAAATACAGGTAGTAGCTGCAGGTGTGGCAATGTATTCCATACGCCATGGGGCCCATAATGGCTTTTCCAAAGTACCTCCTGCGCATTACTTTTTTTTATTTATAAACAACCTCAAACCGATACCAAGGCTGTAACAGTATCACTAACAACCTCGCAAGTATTTAGTGGCGAGTCAGTTATAATATGGAACAATTAACTAAAAGCATATTTTATTGCTGCCATACCAGCATAAGGAGTTTTAAAAAAAATGAAACGTCTTGCTATCAACCAACTAACCCTAATATTAAGTTTGTTATTTGCTTTTTCTGCCTGTGGTAGTGAAGATAAATCATCCCCAGCAAGCAACGCTATTACTAGCGTGCCTGCCGAAACCCAAATTTCAGAATTAACCCAAGAACAGCAAGAACAAATAACTCTTGAAGTTGTTAAGTATATCAATGCTAATATCACCCCGGCAAAACAACAAAAAATTAACTGTCTTGATGAAGGTTTTACAGTTGGATTCTTTGCAGGACTTTCAGCTTCGGCCTGTCAATCAACATATAACGAATGTATGTCTCAAGATTCTGAAATAGAGCCATTTACAGAAGAAGATTTTCAACCAGATGAGGGAGCAATGGAGCAATGCCAAGCTACGGTCAGCCAAATAAATAAATGCTTACAAGAACAGGTTCAATCTTTTAATAAAATGGTCGACTCAGCTAGCTGCAATGACCTTAACAATCTCGAAAGCAACAGTGAAAAATACGAAATGTCAGCTCCTACATGCGATACTGTAGCTGAAATTTGTCCTGATGTAGTGCCAGAAGATGAATTTGGTGAATCAAGCGAAATGGAAATGGAAATTACCTTTTAATGGTTAGCTAAACTCTAAATAAAAATTTTAACTCCCAGCATTTGCTATTCGTGTTGGTAATTCTGCGGCGGCATCACGATCAATAATCCAAAGCAATTTGCCTTGCGGTCGTACTTGTCCTGCTGGCAGCCAAGCATGCCCTGGTGTTCCTAATATACGAGCTAAAGCTGTCGCCTTTTTTTGACCGCTAACTAAAAAAGCAACATAGCGAGCATTATCGAACACCGGAAAAGTTAGCGTCAAACGATAAGCACCTAGCTTTACAACAAATGGTGCTGCCACCCATGTACGCCATTCACCCACTGTATTTTCACCAGGAAATATTGAAGCTGTACCACCATCACTACTCATACCGAGCAATACTAAATCAAAACGTGGCATTCCTGGAGGTGTTAAACCAAAGGCCATACCTAACTCTCGTGCATAAGCTTGAGCAGCTAAATCTGCGTTATCATATTCGGTGACAATACGATGGATATTACTTTTAGGAATCGGCACATGCGACAGTAATGTTTCTGTTGCCATGCGGTAATTGCTATCGTGATGAGCTGCAGGAACAAATCGTTCATCGCCAAAAAATATATGAACTTTTTCCCAGGCGATACGTTTGTAATAAGGAGCACTTTGATTGGCAAGCAGTCTATAAGCAGCACTTGGGGTAACACCACCAGCCAAAGCCACCATAAATCGCCCTCTCTCTTGTATGGACACTTCAGCCTGGCTAGCAAACAACTCAGCTGCCTCAAATGCTAGTGCGTCTAGATCACTAACAATATGCATGTTCATAGAATCAATCATCTTATGAACCTATATTTCATAATTCTAATTACTGACTTATGGTTAAAATAGGTTAGTAAAATAAAAAAACTCCTTGAAATCAATTATCACCTAGTAAATCTTAATCTTGAAAATATTATAATATCGCGCTGTAATACACCTGTCTCCTAAAAAGCGCCACTTTTTATGTAGTCACTTGAAAATATCGATTTTCTCAAGGAGAATATTAACGTATCAATATTATCTAACTACCTAAATACCAAAAAAGTAATAAATATCTACACCATTAAATACTTTGTTTATTGATGTGCGGAGGTATTATGGAAGAAGTTCTGGCGGCTATCGGCTTAATTTTATTAGCATTAATCATTTTGGTGATGCCAATTATTGCTCTGGTTTTTGCCATTAAAGCACGTAACTCTATAAAAAACATCAACAATAATATAAAGTTACGTATAGAATCGATAGAAAATGAATTACAACGACTAAAACAAAATATAAATAAAACTACTAATGCGAAGAAAACTATAGTCGAACAAACAATAGCAAACACAGATACATTTGAATCTATTAGCAATAATAACCAACAAACTGATGCAAAATCAATAAACACCATCGATACAAGCACAATAGCCAATAACACTGAACCTGAAAATATTACTAATGCTGCTTATATAGCTAAGGCTCCATCATTTGACTCACCCGAAACAGAAATAAAAGAAACAACTGAAAAATCTACAATTAATACACCTCCATCATCGCTTGAAGAAACAATTGGTTTGGTGTGGTTCACCCGCATTGGTGCAATAATTGGATTAGTAGTTGTCGCATGGTTTTTTAAATATGCGGTTGACAACGATTGGATTGGCCCTTGGGGACGTGTTGGCATTGGCGCCACTTTAGGGGCGGCATTACTATTTAGTGGGGCTTTTTTAGCTCGACGATCTAAACATATTCACGGCTATTTTCTCCAAGGTTTAATGGGCTTAGGCTTGGCGATTTTAGTTGTCAGTGGATACGCCAGCTTTGGCTTTTATCACTTACTTGCTGCTTGGGAGGCGTTTGCGGTTATTACTCTGCTTTGTGTAGTAGGCGGGGCACTTGCATATACGTTTAATTCACAACTCTTGCTTTCGTTATCATTAATTGCTGCGTTTCTTAACCCAGTTATGCTTTCAACCGGGGTTGACCGCCCATTTGCCTTATTTAGCTATCTATTATTAATGACCAGTGGCGCCATCTTTGTTGCTATAGTGCGAAGATATACGATTGCTTTAGCGTTAGCTGTTTTCGGTATCATTGCTATTTTTATCGGCTGGTATGATCGTTTCTTCAATATATCACCACCACCTTTACCAGGTACGGTTGATGAACTCCCTGAAAAATTACAAGGTGCTTATTATCCCTTACTGGCACGTTTTGCTCCATTAATATTCACTGCTTTATTCGCGCTTGAATGGAGTATTGCCGGTATTTTATTAAGAAAGCGCGGTCGCCCTATTGTAGCTTTAGTTTTCTATCTTATCGCAGCAGTATCTGCACATGCAGCATATACGGGCTTGTTATTTGATCATACCTTCATTCTAGGGGGAATACTTTGTGCGCTAGCAGCTATCTTTGCATCACTATTGATCTATGAAGGTCATGGTAATTGGCTTGGCTTGCCGATGGTCGTAGCTTTTACCGTGCTCGCAGCAGTAGCCAACGATGTGGCGATTGATAGCCGCTTGCCAATAATGCTACTGACTGGTGGCTTATCAGCGATTTATTTTGGTATCATATTGCGCACTTCGTTACGCTCCGGAAGTTTAGCTTCGTGGCGAGCCTTACTTTTAATTGGCGGCGCAGGCTTGGGGCTTTTAGTTTTAGCTGTACAACAATTACTAATTCATCATCACATTGAAACCTTTGCCGGATTAGTTGCTGTTCTTTCACTTATATATCTATTAATTGCTATAAGTACTCAACGAATTACATTACTTATAGTTGTATTAATTGTTAGTTTCATTTCTTTTGGAGTTGCTTCCTCGATAAACAATGAAACCAACTATGTGTTCTTAGGTATTTGCAGTCTTTGGTTTTTAATGCACTTAGGCTTTTTAGCCTTTGAAATGCTGTTTAAGCAAAGACCTTGGAATTTTGCACGTCTTGCCGCTTTAGGTGGCGTTGGGGTTTGTTATATCTTTTTGCTTCTATCTAATACTGCAAATGACGCTGATCTCTTACGTGCTTGCGTTTCAATAGCAACCGGTGCGCTTTATCTTATTTTCGGTGTTCGTATGCTTAATGCTGGTCGCTACGCCCAAGACCGTGTGCTATTACCATTAGGTTTAGCAGTTACTTTATTTACCCTGGCACTAGCATTTCTATTAAGTGGCCCAAGCTTAACCGTGGCCTGGGCAATTGAAGCTGGTGCACTTGGTTGGCTTGCCACAAAAGCAAAACGAAATGAGCAACTCGGTCATTCTGCTTGGCTCATCTTCGCTTTGGTTATGATTTTATTAGCACTAATTCGTCTCTTAGGATGGGATTGGGATTGGGCTCAAAGGCAATATTGGATATTTATTTCTACACAAGGCGAAAAAGGTATTCTGCAACCTTCGCCTTTTTTACATCCCCGTGCTTGGGGACTTATTGCCATTGGCGTAGCTCTGCTTCTTTGTGCCAAATGCTGGTCACGTTTACGTGAAAATTTCGTGTTTCGCATTACCGCATTAATAACGCTTATTGCTGGCCATATTGCAGTTTTAGTACTGCTTATTACTGAAATACAAATTTGGGCTACTGTGGCACCACCTCAACTTTTAGCCAAACTCCCTCGTGAAGAATTCGATGTTATCCTGCAAAACTGGCAGAATGCTGTATGGGCTCAAAGTACCCGCTTATCAATGATCACTACTATTATTATGGCTATATATGCCTTATTACTATTAAGTTTTGGCTTCGCGATAAAAGATTATGTGCACCGCTTACTTGGTATAGCCTTATTTGCAATTACTTTGGGCAAGTTAACTATACTCGATGTATGGCGGCTTGAAACTATCTATCGTATTGCTGTTGGTGCTACATTGGCGACGTTATTCTTAGTTGGTGGCTTCTTATACGCTCGATTTGCAAAACGCGTGAGAACTTTAATTATGGATGGCAGCAACAAAAGCGCATTACTTTTCTTTATTTGTGTATCTCTAGCAACAGCAAACGCCTTTGCACAAAAATCCAATCAACAAGATAATACCGCCCCTAGCAATATAAAAGCAGCACAATTATCACAATCTATAGTTAATATACCGATTGCAGGTGATTATAAAATAACTATTACTCCGGCACTATATGCGGCAAGTAAAACTCAGCCGACTTTACAAGATTTACGAATCATTGCTCCTGATGGTAATAATGCCCCTTATTTTATTGAAGATGTACGACCACCAGCACCGCAAAACCGTGCTACCGCTCGCTTACTTAATCCGGTAATTTTGCCAAATGGTGCTACTCAAGTTGTACTGGCTATCCCTAAATCAGCACGCGAACATAACGCTGTCTTTTTAGATATTAAGGGTAATAACTATCTACGTGCTACCAAAGTTGAATCTAGCCTTAATGGCAAATCATTCGGCTTATTAGCGCAGGGTGAATATGTGTTTATGGTTAGCAATAGCAGAAATACCGCTTCACGTAATTATATTAACTATCCTCTAACACATGCGCGCTATCTACGAATTACTGTATTACCTGGTCAAGATCAGCAAGCGTTACACATCAACGGTGCCATAGTGCACCATGAAATAATTAATAGCCATCTAAAAGCCTACGCTCAAGTTACTCTTGGCATTAGTTCAGAAGAGAATATCAATAATACTTATGATAAAAAATCCATTTATTTATTTGAAAAACTGCCCAGCAATCTGCCTATCCATGCTCTTGAATTAGAAGTAGCACCCGACAACTTCGTAAGACGTGCATATATTGAAGCAACTACTAAAAAACAAGCCTGGTTTCCAGTTGGCGGGGGGATAATTTATCAAGTATTAACTAACGAAAATAAACCAACTGTTTATAAGAATGCGCTCAATCTAACTATTAATCCCGGCAGCAGACCATATATCAGATTAATTATTGAAAACGGTGATGACCCACCAATTAAAGTACTAAGCGCCAAACTACACTATCAACGCCAAGAAATTATTATGCGTGCAAAAGAAGTTGGTGATTATATACTACGCCTAGGCGATGCTAAAGCCAAAGCGCCAAGCTATGATTTACGCGAACAACTGCGCCGCACTGGTTTTACTGAGCTTCCACAAATAACCATAGGACCACTGCAATTAGTTACTATAAACACCGACGATCAATCACAAACAACCAAAATTGCCTTTAGTGAAAAATATGCCCTCTTTATTAAAATTGGCTTAGGGGTATTGGCGATTATCTTATTAATATGGACAATTCGTATGATTAAGCGTCCATCACGTGTTTAAAAAATACTACTAATTCCCTTCGTCGCCTATTCGCTCTTGCTTTTTAAGAAATTCTCGCGCTCGCTTATCAGTAAGGTAGCGCTCGATTGCACGCAAAAATAGGGCAATATCAGCACCATATGCTGCAGGGGTAATCGCAATATCACCTCCTAACCAAATTTGATTATTTTTAATTTGTTTTTTTATTTTTTGCGCAAGATCTTCTTTAGAGCCAGTGCATTGTATACTAGATATAAGGGCTTCTATATCTGCGACAACAAATAACAAAACATCATTACCGTTCAGGTGTGCTGCATTTAATCCTGCAATATTTTCCCATTCAATTAGAAACGAATAGTGTTTACGGCCAAAACGTAATCCGTTTGCTTCAAATATTAGATAATGATTACGCGGTAAAACTCTTGCAAGCAGCAACACTAAAAATAATAAACTAAAGAAAGCAATGATGCCAGTGAGTATAACAAACATTATACCGATACTATGGCCGGCTAATACACCGATAATACCAATTATTAAAAATCCAATTGCGGTAACTATCGGTAGTTTGCGATTTGGTTTTAAAGGGACACCACCGATTACTTCTATTTTATCGGCTTGCATACTTGTTCGCAGACGGCGGCCATTTAGAATTCGCCACCCACCTACAGCAGCGACGCCTGCAAAAAAGGCTGCGATCGCAAATCCACTTTTATCACCCGCATAAATAGCTATAAATAACCCTACGATAACTGCAATAATACCCACTACTAAAATGAACCAATCACGCAAGGTGGCAAAAAAATGCATTATTGTAGATTTAACCGCACTAAATCATCGTCAGCTATTGCCCATAACTCGTTATCCACGAATACTAAAGATCTTAAATATATATCTAATCCTTCATATACTGAAACAACGTTACCTACTGCATCTATTTCATAAATTGCAATCAACGATTCCATCGTATCATTACAACTCCAATAACTAGTAGAGTGTATTATCCACAAGTGATCATTATAGAAAGCCATGCCTCTTGGTGATGAAGAATATAGATTAAATGAGGAAAGTATATCACCAGATGAATTAATTTTATGAGCACTTGCTTGCTCTTTGGTGTAATCGTCTTCAATTATCCAGAGGTTTTGTCCATCTGCTGCTATACCAGTTATTTCTTGCATATGATTTTCTGCAGGAAATATTTGTATGGTATCAATAAGATTGCCGTCTTTACTGATGTTAACAATTTTGCCAAAATTTCTATCAACTATCCATAATGAAGTACCATCATAAGTAATATCGCCGAAAAAATATGTCCAATCACCATCATAGACTAGTTGCGTTTGGCCTGTTTTATCCATACTAAAAATTTTTGTTTCGAACAATTCAGTAAAATAAAATGTGTTACCATCCCAAGCTAAACCCGCCGGTTCACCATCGGTTGGGGTAATACGTTCAGCAACGCTAAATTTTTTCTTT
The Deltaproteobacteria bacterium DNA segment above includes these coding regions:
- a CDS encoding HIT domain-containing protein translates to MEKPLWAPWRMEYIATPAATTCIFCQFMAAPSDKDRENLVVHRSNLSFTVLNRFPYNSGHVMVIPQAHGADFATLTDEIFADLHQELKLAAKVIHEVYHPEGCNIGMNLGRIAGAGIADHLHYHIVPRWGGDTNYMPVLADTKVLIEHLDNSWQRIQAGFLALG
- the pgl gene encoding 6-phosphogluconolactonase — its product is MNMHIVSDLDALAFEAAELFASQAEVSIQERGRFMVALAGGVTPSAAYRLLANQSAPYYKRIAWEKVHIFFGDERFVPAAHHDSNYRMATETLLSHVPIPKSNIHRIVTEYDNADLAAQAYARELGMAFGLTPPGMPRFDLVLLGMSSDGGTASIFPGENTVGEWRTWVAAPFVVKLGAYRLTLTFPVFDNARYVAFLVSGQKKATALARILGTPGHAWLPAGQVRPQGKLLWIIDRDAAAELPTRIANAGS
- a CDS encoding DUF2339 domain-containing protein — protein: MEEVLAAIGLILLALIILVMPIIALVFAIKARNSIKNINNNIKLRIESIENELQRLKQNINKTTNAKKTIVEQTIANTDTFESISNNNQQTDAKSINTIDTSTIANNTEPENITNAAYIAKAPSFDSPETEIKETTEKSTINTPPSSLEETIGLVWFTRIGAIIGLVVVAWFFKYAVDNDWIGPWGRVGIGATLGAALLFSGAFLARRSKHIHGYFLQGLMGLGLAILVVSGYASFGFYHLLAAWEAFAVITLLCVVGGALAYTFNSQLLLSLSLIAAFLNPVMLSTGVDRPFALFSYLLLMTSGAIFVAIVRRYTIALALAVFGIIAIFIGWYDRFFNISPPPLPGTVDELPEKLQGAYYPLLARFAPLIFTALFALEWSIAGILLRKRGRPIVALVFYLIAAVSAHAAYTGLLFDHTFILGGILCALAAIFASLLIYEGHGNWLGLPMVVAFTVLAAVANDVAIDSRLPIMLLTGGLSAIYFGIILRTSLRSGSLASWRALLLIGGAGLGLLVLAVQQLLIHHHIETFAGLVAVLSLIYLLIAISTQRITLLIVVLIVSFISFGVASSINNETNYVFLGICSLWFLMHLGFLAFEMLFKQRPWNFARLAALGGVGVCYIFLLLSNTANDADLLRACVSIATGALYLIFGVRMLNAGRYAQDRVLLPLGLAVTLFTLALAFLLSGPSLTVAWAIEAGALGWLATKAKRNEQLGHSAWLIFALVMILLALIRLLGWDWDWAQRQYWIFISTQGEKGILQPSPFLHPRAWGLIAIGVALLLCAKCWSRLRENFVFRITALITLIAGHIAVLVLLITEIQIWATVAPPQLLAKLPREEFDVILQNWQNAVWAQSTRLSMITTIIMAIYALLLLSFGFAIKDYVHRLLGIALFAITLGKLTILDVWRLETIYRIAVGATLATLFLVGGFLYARFAKRVRTLIMDGSNKSALLFFICVSLATANAFAQKSNQQDNTAPSNIKAAQLSQSIVNIPIAGDYKITITPALYAASKTQPTLQDLRIIAPDGNNAPYFIEDVRPPAPQNRATARLLNPVILPNGATQVVLAIPKSAREHNAVFLDIKGNNYLRATKVESSLNGKSFGLLAQGEYVFMVSNSRNTASRNYINYPLTHARYLRITVLPGQDQQALHINGAIVHHEIINSHLKAYAQVTLGISSEENINNTYDKKSIYLFEKLPSNLPIHALELEVAPDNFVRRAYIEATTKKQAWFPVGGGIIYQVLTNENKPTVYKNALNLTINPGSRPYIRLIIENGDDPPIKVLSAKLHYQRQEIIMRAKEVGDYILRLGDAKAKAPSYDLREQLRRTGFTELPQITIGPLQLVTINTDDQSQTTKIAFSEKYALFIKIGLGVLAIILLIWTIRMIKRPSRV